In Candidatus Nitrosarchaeum limnium SFB1, the following proteins share a genomic window:
- a CDS encoding Guanosine polyphosphate pyrophosphohydrolase/synthetase — translation MDDTEEMVLNAKKFAQDKHKNQKRNDGVTTYVVHLEGVVNRLKNLGISDKESLCAAWLHDILEATDVTFDQINERFGREVSVIVLSLTKDQKIPKKDRETQYINQLKNASFQTKIIKLCDISANLKDLSNAPISKTQKNKQIKKILHYLRIIKNDIAEKKSTYPKIQEIIDGINTICIKFKQKPIFI, via the coding sequence ATGGATGACACTGAAGAGATGGTACTTAATGCAAAAAAATTTGCTCAAGACAAACATAAAAATCAAAAAAGGAATGACGGAGTAACGACGTATGTTGTTCATTTAGAAGGAGTAGTAAACAGACTAAAAAATTTAGGAATTTCAGATAAAGAATCATTATGTGCTGCTTGGCTGCATGACATACTAGAAGCAACAGATGTAACATTTGATCAAATTAATGAAAGATTTGGAAGAGAAGTTTCAGTAATTGTTTTATCATTAACTAAAGATCAAAAAATTCCAAAAAAAGATAGAGAAACACAGTATATCAATCAATTAAAAAATGCGTCATTTCAGACAAAAATTATAAAATTATGTGACATATCTGCAAATTTAAAAGATTTGTCAAATGCACCGATTTCAAAAACACAAAAAAACAAACAGATCAAAAAGATTCTACATTATCTTAGAATAATTAAAAACGACATAGCAGAAAAGAAATCAACATATCCAAAAATTCAAGAAATTATTGACGGCATTAATACAATTTGTATTAAATTCAAACAAAAACCAATTTTTATTTAA
- a CDS encoding hypothetical protein (hypothetical protein Nmar_0768): protein MANLDTLYRNVASKVIQRCHGSIKITKHGKILEVYDVNRHIWSKGLAGLIIKEECKNADLREWEFASVRKYIIEELLDKS, encoded by the coding sequence ATGGCTAATCTTGATACATTATATCGGAATGTTGCTTCAAAAGTCATCCAAAGATGCCATGGCAGTATAAAAATTACGAAACATGGAAAGATTCTAGAAGTTTATGATGTTAACAGACATATTTGGAGTAAGGGATTAGCAGGATTGATCATTAAAGAAGAATGTAAAAATGCTGATTTGAGGGAATGGGAATTTGCATCTGTTCGAAAATACATCATAGAAGAATTATTGGATAAAAGTTAA
- a CDS encoding hypothetical protein (hypothetical protein Nmar_0769), with protein sequence MSRTIYIREIITILKEPKLCPTCQKGDRLEKNIVFERKTDGQTLLCTRCEALTVITNHNLKEVELVAAKDDQVMLKEPHLIRKVTY encoded by the coding sequence ATGTCAAGAACAATTTACATTCGTGAGATTATTACAATATTGAAAGAGCCAAAACTTTGCCCTACATGCCAAAAAGGTGATAGATTAGAAAAAAACATAGTTTTTGAAAGAAAAACAGATGGGCAAACACTACTATGTACAAGATGTGAAGCACTAACAGTAATCACAAACCATAATCTCAAAGAAGTAGAATTAGTAGCTGCAAAAGATGATCAAGTCATGTTAAAAGAACCACACCTAATCAGAAAAGTGACATATTAA
- a CDS encoding 5-formaminoimidazole-4-carboxamide-1-(beta)-D-ribofuranosyl 5'-monophosphate synthetase-like protein: protein MISSSEIKKIVNGYSDVRIGVMGSHSALEVMDGAKDENFQTVVYCQKGRDEPYRRFNRIADEIIVLNKFKDMASPKNQKTMRETNTIVVPHRSLTVYLGYKTLENSFKVPIFGNRKLFQAEERTAKRNQYFLLEKAKIKFPKLFKDPKSINKPCIVKVQELKRPLERAFFTVSSYKDYKEKSEAKIKQGLISKKDLEKSSIEELAIGTYMNFNYFYTPISKQVDFIGIERRLQTNVHDFNALPAKQQLDINVDLQNIEVGHTPASIRESLLEKVIKMGDKFVSAAKKEYAPGIIGPFSLQSVITKDLELVVYDVSLRVPGNPIVATTSPYTKYQYGKTFGIGRRIAMEIKQAQEEDRLDEIVT, encoded by the coding sequence GTGATCAGTAGTTCTGAAATTAAAAAAATAGTTAACGGATATTCAGACGTCAGAATAGGAGTGATGGGAAGTCATTCAGCACTAGAAGTCATGGATGGGGCAAAAGATGAAAATTTTCAGACTGTGGTTTATTGTCAAAAAGGAAGAGATGAACCATACAGAAGATTCAACAGAATCGCAGATGAGATCATAGTTTTAAATAAATTCAAAGACATGGCATCTCCTAAAAATCAAAAAACAATGAGGGAGACAAATACAATAGTTGTTCCGCACAGATCACTTACAGTATACCTAGGGTACAAAACTCTAGAAAATTCATTTAAGGTTCCAATATTTGGAAATAGAAAATTATTCCAAGCAGAAGAAAGAACAGCAAAACGAAATCAATATTTTCTGTTAGAAAAAGCAAAAATAAAATTTCCAAAATTATTCAAAGATCCAAAAAGTATCAATAAACCATGCATTGTCAAAGTACAGGAATTAAAACGACCGTTAGAACGTGCATTTTTTACTGTATCGTCATACAAAGATTATAAAGAAAAATCAGAAGCAAAAATAAAACAAGGGTTAATTTCTAAAAAAGATCTAGAAAAATCAAGTATTGAAGAATTAGCTATTGGCACATACATGAATTTTAATTACTTTTACACACCAATTTCAAAACAAGTTGATTTTATAGGAATAGAAAGACGATTGCAAACAAATGTTCATGATTTTAATGCACTTCCTGCAAAACAACAATTAGACATCAATGTTGATTTACAAAATATAGAGGTAGGACATACACCTGCAAGCATTAGAGAATCATTACTTGAAAAAGTGATAAAAATGGGGGACAAATTTGTGTCAGCAGCCAAAAAAGAATATGCACCAGGAATCATTGGGCCATTCTCTTTGCAGAGCGTCATTACAAAAGATCTTGAACTAGTAGTGTATGATGTTTCACTTCGGGTTCCAGGCAATCCAATAGTTGCAACCACAAGCCCATATACAAAATACCAATACGGAAAAACGTTTGGAATTGGTAGAAGAATCGCAATGGAGATAAAACAGGCTCAGGAAGAAGACAGATTAGACGAAATAGTCACCTAA
- a CDS encoding 3-octaprenyl-4-hydroxybenzoate carboxy-lyase, which yields MKLIVGITGSTGAIYGIRLLEVLKKLGVETHLIMSEWAMKCIAMETEFQIGYVKSLATTTSDEKNMASSVSSGTHKVDGMIVAPCSMKTLSAIANGYDDTLVARAAGVTIKESRKLILMVRETPLSAIHLENMLKLSRLGIIILPPVTEFYTKPKTIDDIVNHGVGKCLDQFNLEHGLYPRWGTF from the coding sequence ATGAAACTAATAGTTGGTATTACTGGTAGTACAGGTGCAATCTATGGAATTCGTTTGTTAGAGGTTCTAAAAAAATTAGGCGTTGAGACACATCTTATCATGTCTGAATGGGCTATGAAATGCATTGCTATGGAAACTGAGTTTCAGATAGGATATGTAAAATCTCTTGCAACAACTACTTCTGATGAAAAAAATATGGCATCTAGTGTTTCCAGTGGAACTCATAAGGTTGATGGTATGATAGTTGCACCCTGTAGTATGAAGACATTATCTGCAATTGCAAATGGATATGATGATACTCTAGTCGCAAGAGCTGCAGGTGTGACCATTAAGGAATCTAGAAAATTAATTTTAATGGTTAGAGAAACACCCCTGTCTGCAATCCATCTTGAGAATATGCTCAAATTATCTAGATTGGGAATAATTATTTTGCCTCCTGTTACAGAATTTTATACAAAACCAAAAACTATCGATGACATTGTAAATCATGGAGTTGGTAAATGCTTGGACCAATTTAATCTAGAGCACGGTTTATACCCTCGTTGGGGTACTTTTTAA
- a CDS encoding sec-independent translocation protein mttA/Hcf106: MTLETISLAMPGINEILIILVLAAVFIFGAKKIPELAKTLGKAKGEFEKGKIEGERELNDFKNKEKID, from the coding sequence ATGACACTAGAAACAATTTCCCTTGCAATGCCGGGAATTAATGAAATATTGATAATTCTAGTGCTAGCAGCTGTATTTATTTTTGGAGCAAAAAAGATTCCAGAATTAGCCAAAACTCTTGGTAAAGCTAAAGGAGAATTTGAAAAAGGAAAAATCGAGGGAGAAAGAGAATTAAACGATTTTAAAAACAAAGAAAAAATAGACTAA
- a CDS encoding Sec-independent protein translocase, TatC subunit yields the protein MTSIEDINQHLEELRKRVVRIIIVIGIIFAFVISCHLYPIDVSGIHLYYPQIDPINNVAAQITTHMKTSLIPEGVQLIQTEPGQALFAQIYVGALVAVVFGMPIIIKEAVGFIKPALKEREIKVTSRVALPALGLFITGCLFSYFLVIPYMLEFLYMFGDASGLITFLNIMDFITFVLQYLLAFGISFQIPIVMYALTMSGIVGDDFWRKNVRYAILAIIIFGAIITPDGSGVTMWFIAVPMMVLYFAGMVIEYKKHKKDLNLKS from the coding sequence ATGACATCCATTGAAGACATCAATCAACATCTAGAAGAGCTTAGAAAACGAGTAGTTCGCATAATTATTGTCATAGGAATTATTTTTGCATTTGTAATATCGTGTCATTTGTATCCAATAGATGTTTCTGGAATTCATCTTTACTATCCACAAATAGATCCAATCAACAATGTTGCAGCGCAAATTACCACACATATGAAAACAAGCTTAATTCCAGAAGGAGTTCAGTTGATACAGACCGAACCAGGACAAGCTCTATTTGCCCAAATTTATGTCGGAGCACTTGTAGCAGTCGTATTTGGAATGCCGATAATAATCAAAGAAGCTGTGGGATTCATTAAACCAGCATTAAAAGAACGAGAGATTAAAGTTACAAGCAGAGTTGCACTACCCGCATTAGGATTATTCATTACAGGTTGTTTGTTTTCTTATTTTCTAGTAATTCCATACATGTTAGAATTTCTATACATGTTTGGTGATGCGTCAGGATTAATTACATTTCTAAACATCATGGATTTTATCACTTTTGTTTTACAATATTTGCTTGCATTTGGCATTTCATTTCAAATTCCAATAGTAATGTATGCCTTGACAATGTCAGGCATAGTAGGAGATGATTTTTGGAGAAAAAATGTGAGATACGCAATTTTGGCAATCATAATTTTTGGGGCGATCATTACACCTGATGGCAGTGGAGTCACAATGTGGTTTATCGCAGTACCAATGATGGTGCTTTATTTTGCAGGCATGGTAATCGAGTACAAAAAACATAAAAAAGATTTAAATCTTAAATCATAG
- a CDS encoding hypothetical protein (hypothetical protein Nmar_0775) — MEKFVYNEEKLMNWEIKCVREPEVDAIFIGVFMYRNGTPYDYESVKGITYYHNNIPRKELPTITSFLQEKFGGKEMEKGERIFLKGSKEIYSSKDLASLAKSMEQKFRTKAIISLEFQDLSLEELKNAGLPEAKLLPIPGK, encoded by the coding sequence ATGGAGAAATTTGTCTACAATGAAGAAAAATTAATGAATTGGGAAATTAAATGTGTTAGAGAACCAGAGGTAGATGCAATTTTTATCGGTGTTTTCATGTATAGAAATGGAACACCATATGATTATGAATCAGTCAAGGGAATTACATACTATCATAATAACATCCCAAGAAAGGAGCTTCCAACAATCACAAGTTTCCTTCAAGAAAAATTTGGAGGAAAAGAAATGGAAAAAGGGGAAAGAATATTTCTTAAAGGTTCAAAAGAAATCTACTCCAGCAAAGATTTGGCTTCATTAGCAAAAAGCATGGAACAAAAATTCAGAACAAAGGCAATCATATCATTAGAATTTCAAGATTTAAGTCTCGAAGAACTAAAAAATGCAGGATTGCCAGAAGCAAAACTACTTCCAATCCCAGGCAAGTAG